In Oryza sativa Japonica Group chromosome 1, ASM3414082v1, the genomic stretch CGGCAAATCAGTTCTTTGCAGCACTGGGAGAGCCATTGGCCCGTCCTCAGAAACAGCCTCTGATACAAATCATCATCTCCAAAAACAAAATCCTACAACTAATCTTTCACAGATCTAGCCTTCCACCATAGGAAAGAGCCCAGATCCAGGTGTTTAACTTCCCATGAGCCCATAGGAGAAGCAACATTAGGCGATTGTTTCTAGAAGGCACGGTAAATAAAGCCTAAAGCCTGAAGGAATCACATCTAAATCTTGATGTGTTAAGAGATAAAATCTCCTCAGAAACCCAAACCAAGAACCATGTGACATGTGACGGATAAGGGGTTCTTGAAGTTCATGAACAGTGGTAGACACGTCACACGTCCCTGTCCTTGCATCAAGAACCAATATCcgattatttttaatatatcaaaaaaatatataataatattaacAACAACATATGCCAAAATGCCCTTTGGACTTATTATTCttgggggaggagatgggcctCTGATGGGCTACACCACAGACCACACAAACAGCAGGTGGATAAGACTAGACTAGAAAAGTAGAAAACCTAACATGTCCTCATAGGAAATTACCACATCAGCGCAAAAGTACTGGGAAAGGATAAACGGTATGGCAGAGAACAATCACCCAGATCTACAGAAAATACGGAAACAgggttttcttctctctttttttttgccaaaaaaactGAACCTTTTTACTCCaagatctatattttttttgcccAAAAAAGGCTTCTTTATTCCCAGATCTATAGTTTCCTGAGTGGTAAAAACAACTCACAAAAACAAAATTAAGTTTTGACCGTCTACAGAAATcgatatgcaaaaaaaaaaaaaaaaaaacgacctCAGACTTGCAAAAATCTCGACCTTCTAGAAAGGTTTTTTGAGAGGAAAAGTCTTCAAAACTAAGCTGATACATCTACTGATGTGAGAGAACGCTATTGTATTCAAAACTAAGCAGATACATCTACTGGAGTATTTTAGGGACAAAGGTGCTGAACAGATCTGAGAATAGAACTACTTTTCCAGATTTGTGCAAGAGAAAATTAGCAAGAAAACGCGCAGGAAGCTGAAGAATTTCATACTAATCGTAACAGTAGAGCATAAAGATAGATCTATCAGGGCAGGCAGGAAGAACACATGAACAAAGCATACTAGCATATATTCGAGGGATCAAGgcgtgaaaaaaaattatacctcCTGCTCGTCGCCCTCgacttcctcctcttcctcttcgtcatcgtcgtcgtcgtcgtcatcatcatcgtcgtcgtcatcgtcgtcgccgccatccccctcctcgccgtcctcctcatcctcctcgtcggagaTCTCTACGACGGTGTGCCCCGCCGCGCCCTTCTCCCCCTcctcggcgtcctcctcctcgtcgtccccctcctcctctccatccccctcctcgtcgccgtcgccctcttcCCCATctaccgcctcctcctcgacctcctcctccccgttcaccacctcttcctcctccaccgccgcctcctccgccttcttggccgccgccgctgcagcagcagcggcctTCTTCCGGGcaagctccgccgcccgctcgtccccctcctccacctcgacCGCCGGCTTCATCTCAAGAAGCGaatcaaaaaaaatcaagaagaagaaagaaatctCTCCCTTTGCTTTGGTTTGGTGCTGTGGCGGCGGAAAAATCAGGGGAAAATTTGGGGCGAATTTGTAAGCGGCGCGGGGAAGAAcagggggcggggcggggcggatGCCTGCGGGGAGATCCTGGCCGTCCGAGACAAGAACAGTCACGCGGATCGATGACGTGGCGGACGATCGGACGGCTGCGGGGGATCGGTTCGTGCCTTCgtggagggggaggactccGGAGTCCGGAGACGGGGTAGGAGGAGAACgctagggctgacgtcagcgtgAGGGAGATTCTTTTTTcccaagaaaataaaaaaaaactctggaTTCACGCTCTCTTCTAAATTCTGATTATAGTAAaataaggccctgtttctttgaGGGACTTTAAGAAGAAGTCCCCCcacttaagtccctaaaagtcCCTAGAGAAACAAACAGGAGGGACTAAAAAGTCCCTAATAGGGTATTTTCCAGAAGTCCCAAATGGAGGTGCTTATTGGGAATATGGTCATTGTGCAGTGCATTTAATGAACTTAAGTCCCTTTTAGTCCCTATAACCAAACAGCCATGAACTTAATTGATTAGTCCTAAGACTAAAATAAGTCCCTAGGACttatggatccaaacaccacctaaaatcAGTTGGTATACATTAAGATTTAGATTTATCGCCCAAAAATAAACTGTtgcatttttttatttactttctTAGAATGTAAACATCCCGGCAAATGACCTCATGGTctaccaaaaatatttctcctaATTAAACTTCTCTTTAAACAAGAATTTTTAGAGATAGAATTGTACAGAGTTTTCTAAAatacatgtgtgtgtgtgtatatatatatatataggacactcatatggggcaccatggtgcccgggcaccatggtttcaaatgcacaaaatcacttaaatttttcaaaattttcaaattgtgagtatatacctagttataagaattcgattcatacctatacctatcaacaaaacaactcaaatttaactttatttcacaatccatgattacatacctaactaattatatgtatggatgctatatacctagaatcaaaatctaacaaaaacaagttcaaattcagttcaaacttgctttcaactagttagtaaagtagttaatattaatacctaaataattgaaaaagtttcatgctcatttgaattgggtatatactcaatttcaacaatgatgcccggacaccatggagcaccaaacaaatttactatatacatatacatatacatatatatatatatatatatatatatgtatgtatgtatgtatatatccGACTTATGTTATGTTAGGCATCTGTATGGTGTACAAAACATAAAAATTAGCCACTATTCTATTGTAGTACAGTACTATTAGTTTTTTAAACAACACATACAATATAGTTTGTTTATTAAACCAAACAAAACCATATTATTGTAATAAAATTACTTCTATGATAAATATGCACTTAAATTTTTCATGTATCTAAATATCTAACAGAAATATTCAAAGATATGAGAATGCATATGTCAAAATTGTTGAGGAAGCACCAACAGTGTATTAATGGAGTCATGTACGTATACAGTTATCGAGAAAAATGATCActtgttaatttatttttaatacatAAAAATCTTTCAAAAGAGTTCATGATTTTTTACTACAAATTAAAACTACATTGATGATTTTATCATGAAACAGTTATATTAATAGAAAATAGTGCTGACTAGTGATACTCCTATGGTTTGAGGAGATCCTTCAAGGAAATGTGAGGAACAATGGAGTGTTTTGactagagatggcaatgggtaCCCATAACCTGAGACCCGACGGGTTTTTACTCTATTAGGAGCCAATCATGTTCTAACTCTTATACCCATGGGTCTACTAACGGGCGAAAACTCTTACCCATTAGGTACGTGGGTATGGGTCCGTTCTTTACCCACCCATACCCACCAACCCGTGAGTAGAAAAATACCCGTTGATTGAGTTTAAAACTATGAGCATTATAACTCTCAACGACTACTAAATCATAGCATAAAACTTCTTTCACATCTTAAAGCATTGCTTAGTCTAgttatatgaaattattatttgattTCTTGATTATGTAATGTGGTTTTTTTACTCGCCTTTATACACTAATATTAATAGCATTGTTGCTAGAGAAAATATTGATGGTTTACAACTCTAATATGGCTAATTATAgtacaaaactataaatattacaataaaactataaatattACAAGTCAATTATATGGGTATGGGTACCCGTTGGATACCCGTTACCCGCATGGGTGTGGGTATGGGGACAATTTTGTACCCGCGACGGGTGTGGGTATTTAAGTGGGAGTATTTAGACATCGTGGGTGTGGGTATGAGACAAGAGAACCCGATGGGTATGCacccgttgccatctctagTTTTGACTCTCTTACTTTCGGTGTAAGTGGGCTTCCTTACGTGACTGtccttagatttttttttattgtaaacGCTTAGTACTAGGAATCTAAAAATTTCAATTCAAATAATAGTAATCttttaattaagtttttttattcaaaatatattaaaatagtgtttttatttaaacatattttaattaagGTTTATATGTGCAATCGTTGTTACCCTTTTCTCCCAGGTTATCAGAGATTCCATCTTCAGGGTATGATTGGCCTTCCTCATCCATCTTTTCATCCCCCTCTAGTTCTTCAGAACATATATTAGGTTTGTTCTCGAATTAGCTCATCCTTGTATACTCAGTATCTTCCTTTCAAAAAGAATGTTTATCTTGTGTTAGAAAAACAGTATAGTCACATGAAAGTTTTATATCTTGtgtaggaaaaagaaagaactaGGAAGAAGCATGGATATGATATTGGTGAAAATTGTCCATCCACATGAAAACAAAATTCCTAAGGGGTAATTATGATTGTCCTTTGTTTAAACATGCAAGATATAGGTATTTTGGTAGCGACCTAACGAATAGTATAATTTTAGTACGAGATTTCTTATACTTTTACATTAGCGTCCAAAAGTTAATGTTGAAAAAATTAATTCTAAAGTTATGTTCtaaatttcaaatttgactacACTCAAATAAGCAAGATCCTGTGATAAGGAAAAGGTAAATTTAAGAAAACCATGTTGTACTCCTATTGTGACCCTATTAAGACCGTTTGTGATACAGCGTGTGTCCTCTCATTCAAATTTCCCTTCACATCAGCGTCAGTCATGCCTGTGACCCTCTTAAGACCGTTTGTGATACAGCATGTGTCCTCTCATTCAAACTTCCCTTCACATCAGCGTCAGTCATACCTCCCTGAAGAGGGTCTCAGTCAAAACACACGATCAACTCCACCTTTTGTTCCTTTTGTACAcctatacgtatgtatatattttgcatgcaaatgtataaactttatatgtgtatataaagtttatatataaacaTATGTATACCAAGTACGCACACATAAAGTGTATTTATGTatgaactttatatatatatacacttataTAACTTTTTTGTATGTATAAATTTATACGAATACACTTTTGATgtataaatttttatatacacgTACAAACtttgtacgtatacataaaaaATTCATACGTATATATACTTGTATAATTGttttaggtatatatatatatatatatatatatatatatatatatatatatatatatatgcatggacgCGTACTCCGTACCATATAAAAACTAATGTACATATacgtacatttttttaatatatacatacgtatacaaATTTTATACACATACATACGTATGTATGTACAAACATGTATAGTTGATGCGTACATAATACCGTACAAAATTGGTCGTGTGATTAATCGTGCGTGTGGCTTATCACGCATTAGCCTTTTCCATCCCCAAAGCTATTTGTCCCTTCGCAAGGAAACCCGTTCCTCATCAAGGTTTGTCGAGTTGTTAGGGCATAGCACTTGACGAGTCTGCCCTGCATGGTCCCCTAGGACCCACACCCTTGTGCAATTTTGTTAGTGGTAAGAGGAAGCAAAGGATGTGACCGGAGTGGAGAAAGACTACTATTG encodes the following:
- the LOC4326841 gene encoding acidic leucine-rich nuclear phosphoprotein 32-related protein, whose protein sequence is MKPAVEVEEGDERAAELARKKAAAAAAAAAKKAEEAAVEEEEVVNGEEEVEEEAVDGEEGDGDEEGDGEEEGDDEEEDAEEGEKGAAGHTVVEISDEEDEEDGEEGDGGDDDDDDDDDDDDDDDDEEEEEEVEGDEQEELGTEYLVKPLGDAEDEEHSSDFEPDENGEGAEDEEIDEDDDGDDDSAKAQSSSKRKRSGGDDEDDDDDDDDGDDDDDGRPSKR